The following proteins come from a genomic window of Nitrospirota bacterium:
- a CDS encoding 50S ribosomal protein L23, protein MKSSYNILEAPMLTEKGTALKEADNKVIFKVAKEANKIEIKKAVEEIFKVKVDSVATINCKGKKKRLGRFEGRRPDWKKAIVTLKKGEKLDFIEGVQK, encoded by the coding sequence ATGAAAAGTTCTTATAACATTCTTGAGGCTCCGATGCTGACTGAAAAAGGAACGGCATTGAAAGAAGCGGACAATAAGGTGATTTTTAAGGTTGCAAAGGAAGCCAACAAGATTGAGATAAAAAAAGCGGTAGAGGAGATTTTTAAGGTAAAAGTTGACAGTGTTGCAACCATAAACTGCAAAGGCAAAAAAAAGCGTCTCGGCAGGTTTGAAGGCAGAAGACCAGACTGGAAAAAAGCAATTGTTACACTTAAAAAAGGTGAGAAGTTAGACTTTATTGAAGGCGTGCAAAAATAA
- the rplD gene encoding 50S ribosomal protein L4, whose protein sequence is MPEINILNKDNKPAGSIDLPADIFGAPVNKGLLHAVVRNYLANQRQGTAATKTKGLVSGGGKKPWKQKHTGRARAGSIRSPLWRGGGTIFGPMPRDYSYKLPKKSKWAALSSALSAKFSDGEVVVVEDLPMTGPKTKNLNSVLSGMGLKNVLIVIPDKNNILALAARNIPQVNVKEVSALNVYDVLRHEKLLFTKGAVEYMKKVYLG, encoded by the coding sequence ATGCCTGAAATAAATATTTTAAATAAAGATAATAAACCGGCCGGCAGTATTGACCTGCCTGCAGATATATTCGGAGCTCCCGTAAATAAGGGGCTCCTTCATGCCGTTGTGCGCAATTACCTTGCCAATCAAAGGCAAGGGACTGCGGCCACAAAGACAAAGGGGCTTGTAAGCGGCGGCGGCAAAAAGCCGTGGAAGCAGAAGCACACCGGAAGGGCCAGGGCAGGAAGCATCCGGTCGCCTCTGTGGAGAGGCGGCGGGACTATTTTTGGTCCTATGCCGAGGGATTATTCCTACAAACTTCCTAAGAAATCAAAGTGGGCTGCGCTCAGTTCAGCGCTTTCGGCAAAATTTTCTGACGGCGAGGTCGTTGTAGTTGAAGACCTGCCTATGACAGGGCCGAAGACAAAAAATTTAAATTCCGTTCTTTCAGGCATGGGGCTTAAAAATGTATTGATAGTAATTCCTGATAAAAATAACATTCTTGCGCTTGCCGCAAGGAATATCCCGCAGGTAAATGTAAAAGAAGTGAGCGCGCTTAATGTATATGACGTGCTTCGCCATGAGAAATTGCTTTTTACAAAAGGCGCAGTGGAATATATGAAAAAGGTGTATTTAGGATGA
- the rplB gene encoding 50S ribosomal protein L2 — protein MGIKAYKPTSAGTRFRTGSDFSEITAVKPHKPLLMPVKKTGGRNSAGHITAWHKGGGHKRLYRIIDFKRDKRNIPSFVETIEYDPYRTARIALLKYADGERRYILAPAGIKVGDSLVSGTEVEIRNGNALPVQNMPLGTLIHNIELKPGQGGKLVRSAGSYAQLVAKEKDYCQIKLSSGEVRVVPSKCMATIGQIGNVEWENISWGKAGRMRWMGRRPIVRGVAMNPVDHPLGGGEGKSSGGRTPVSPWGRPEGVKTRKNKRTDKFIIRHRK, from the coding sequence ATGGGAATAAAGGCATATAAACCAACATCAGCAGGCACACGGTTCAGGACCGGTTCGGATTTTTCTGAAATAACCGCGGTAAAACCGCACAAACCGCTTTTGATGCCGGTCAAGAAAACCGGCGGCAGGAACAGCGCAGGCCATATTACGGCATGGCATAAAGGAGGCGGGCATAAAAGGTTATACAGAATTATTGATTTCAAGCGTGATAAAAGGAATATTCCATCTTTTGTGGAAACTATTGAATACGACCCTTACAGGACGGCAAGGATTGCCCTTCTTAAATATGCAGACGGCGAGAGGAGATACATACTTGCGCCGGCAGGCATAAAGGTCGGGGATTCACTGGTTTCAGGGACAGAGGTTGAAATCAGGAACGGCAATGCCCTTCCTGTTCAAAATATGCCTCTCGGCACCCTGATTCATAACATTGAGCTGAAGCCCGGACAGGGAGGCAAACTTGTAAGGAGCGCCGGCTCATATGCACAGCTTGTGGCAAAGGAAAAAGATTACTGTCAGATTAAACTCTCTTCGGGAGAGGTAAGGGTGGTGCCGTCCAAGTGCATGGCTACGATAGGACAGATAGGCAATGTTGAGTGGGAGAACATATCATGGGGCAAGGCAGGCAGAATGCGCTGGATGGGCAGGAGGCCTATTGTAAGAGGCGTGGCCATGAACCCGGTGGACCACCCGCTTGGAGGCGGCGAAGGCAAGAGCTCAGGCGGCAGGACGCCGGTTTCTCCGTGGGGCAGACCGGAAGGCGTGAAGACGAGAAAGAACAAAAGGACGGACAAGTTTATTATAAGGCACAGGAAGTAA
- the rpsS gene encoding 30S ribosomal protein S19 — protein MPRSLKKGPYVDTKLMKKVNAMNQLGERKVVKTWARSSTIVPEFIGHTFAVHNGKKFIPVYVAENMVGYKLGEFAPTRTFRVHSGARKTEAPAPK, from the coding sequence TTGCCCAGATCACTGAAAAAAGGCCCGTATGTGGACACGAAACTTATGAAGAAAGTAAATGCCATGAATCAATTAGGCGAAAGAAAGGTTGTTAAAACCTGGGCCAGAAGCTCTACGATTGTGCCGGAGTTCATCGGGCATACATTTGCCGTGCATAACGGGAAAAAGTTTATTCCTGTTTATGTTGCCGAAAATATGGTTGGATATAAACTCGGAGAGTTTGCGCCGACAAGGACCTTCAGGGTGCATTCAGGCGCAAGAAAGACGGAGGCGCCTGCTCCGAAATAA
- the rplV gene encoding 50S ribosomal protein L22 yields MTEAKAILRYSRVSPRKVKRVIDTIRGKKAGDAMISLRFLPHGPAKTVAKLLKSAMANAEQKKVADPDSMKISKVVVDQGPVMKRMMARAMGRANIIKKRTSHITLVLTEGNVK; encoded by the coding sequence ATGACAGAGGCAAAGGCAATATTAAGATATTCAAGGGTCTCACCCAGAAAGGTGAAAAGGGTGATAGATACCATCAGGGGGAAAAAGGCAGGCGATGCAATGATAAGTCTTCGTTTCCTTCCGCACGGGCCTGCAAAAACGGTTGCAAAGCTTTTAAAGTCTGCGATGGCCAATGCCGAGCAGAAAAAAGTGGCAGACCCGGATTCCATGAAGATTTCAAAGGTAGTTGTGGATCAGGGACCTGTAATGAAGCGAATGATGGCAAGGGCCATGGGCAGGGCAAATATTATTAAGAAGAGAACAAGTCATATTACTCTGGTGCTGACAGAGGGAAATGTAAAATGA